The following proteins are encoded in a genomic region of Nonomuraea muscovyensis:
- a CDS encoding DUF1963 domain-containing protein → MEFDDPAGMLRICTERLGEQAGRQFAAMARRGFRLAPPAADAPATGRCRLGGPALLESGSLWPEFGGFPLSLHVVLDTDALAPWLGDELPTRPGLLNFFHLDLDLPFDEYRELDLFAPEACRVIPADPARAVETTAPEPARSYPATPVHAAQVTMLPGCWDVEDGDVEFDRDEHWGAPSLILDKMDGLDANTAGGHRAFGWPDTSYASRVTVRDADGPAIHLLQLGEDAELGWGWGDAGTMYFTIPAKAFAAGDFGKAEANLRCC, encoded by the coding sequence ATGGAATTCGACGATCCCGCCGGCATGCTCCGCATATGTACCGAACGGCTCGGCGAGCAGGCCGGCCGGCAGTTCGCGGCCATGGCCCGCCGCGGCTTCCGGCTGGCCCCTCCGGCAGCCGACGCCCCGGCCACCGGCCGATGCCGGCTCGGCGGCCCCGCCCTGCTCGAATCGGGCAGCCTCTGGCCCGAATTCGGCGGCTTCCCGCTGTCCTTGCACGTGGTACTCGACACCGACGCCCTCGCCCCCTGGCTCGGGGACGAACTGCCCACGCGACCGGGCCTGCTCAACTTCTTCCACCTCGATCTGGACCTGCCGTTCGACGAGTATCGAGAGCTGGACCTGTTCGCGCCAGAAGCGTGTCGCGTGATTCCCGCCGATCCGGCACGGGCGGTCGAGACGACCGCGCCTGAACCGGCGAGGAGCTATCCGGCCACACCTGTCCACGCGGCTCAGGTGACCATGCTCCCGGGCTGCTGGGACGTCGAGGACGGCGACGTCGAGTTCGACCGGGACGAGCACTGGGGCGCGCCGTCGCTCATCCTCGACAAGATGGACGGCCTCGACGCGAACACCGCCGGTGGCCACCGTGCCTTCGGCTGGCCCGACACCTCCTATGCGTCCCGGGTGACCGTCCGCGACGCCGACGGCCCCGCGATCCACCTGCTCCAGCTCGGAGAGGATGCAGAGCTCGGCTGGGGCTGGGGCGATGCCGGAACGATGTACTTCACCATCCCGGCGAAGGCGTTCGCGGCGGGGGACTTCGGCAAGGCCGAGGCGAACCTGCGCTGCTGCTGA
- a CDS encoding glycoside hydrolase family 9 protein — protein MTRSVVAAVALAVLTTGTPVMAEPSGFVRVDQVGFASGEAKHASFMSASPAAGARFAVVDRGGRVVLRGTAGRDLGSWNAGYPHVHALDLSSLRTPGSYRIKVGTATSVAFEVTPSRFPAGPAAKIVTFLGRQRDGAHALRAPSHLNDRAASVYEWPVFTGPDTDQITGELKRIGGPVDVEGGWFDAGDYLKFTHILAYVDTLLWAAQRDGGPDPRLRREARHGLSYLDKMWDETSRTLYIQVGIGAGDAEGTFVGDHDIWRLPEADDRDTAPGRRFIRQRPVFRAAPPGEPISPNLAGRTAAAFALAAQVEPSRARAGRLLEQAASIYAMARTAEVGELVTSLPHAFYPESVWRDDMELGGAELALAALRLGDPRASQWLAEAARWASQYLRHESGDTLNLYDVSALAHTDLVQAMRKARATGLAVTEADLIGGLRAQLDIGARRAAADPFRAGARHDQFDSVPRTFGLAATSRLYRSLTADTAYDAFGTAQRNWALGGNPWGVSFVAGVGENSITCPHHQISNLTGEPATGAVVNGPNNASLFEGGLGDHFDEMARCPADGADRYAPFTGRDSRFVDDVRSWQASEPADDFAAIALYALTLMSKSGS, from the coding sequence TTGACCAGATCCGTTGTGGCCGCGGTGGCGCTGGCCGTCCTGACCACGGGGACCCCCGTGATGGCGGAGCCGTCCGGCTTCGTCCGCGTCGACCAGGTGGGCTTCGCCTCGGGTGAGGCCAAGCACGCGTCCTTCATGTCCGCATCGCCCGCCGCAGGCGCGCGCTTCGCGGTCGTCGACCGTGGTGGCCGGGTCGTCCTTCGCGGCACGGCGGGGCGCGACCTCGGCTCGTGGAACGCCGGGTATCCCCACGTCCACGCCCTCGACCTGAGCTCGCTCCGCACGCCGGGCAGCTACCGGATCAAGGTGGGCACCGCCACGTCCGTCGCGTTCGAGGTGACGCCGTCCCGGTTCCCTGCGGGGCCCGCCGCCAAGATCGTCACCTTCCTCGGCCGCCAGCGCGACGGGGCCCACGCCCTGCGCGCGCCGAGCCACCTCAACGACCGGGCCGCCTCCGTCTACGAGTGGCCGGTCTTCACCGGGCCGGACACCGACCAGATCACGGGCGAGCTGAAGCGGATCGGCGGGCCGGTCGACGTCGAGGGCGGCTGGTTCGACGCGGGCGACTACCTGAAGTTCACGCACATCCTCGCCTACGTCGACACGCTGCTGTGGGCTGCCCAGCGGGACGGCGGCCCCGACCCCCGTCTGCGCCGCGAAGCCCGCCACGGCCTGAGCTACCTGGACAAGATGTGGGACGAGACCTCCAGGACGCTCTACATCCAGGTCGGCATCGGAGCGGGCGACGCCGAAGGCACCTTCGTCGGCGACCACGACATCTGGCGCCTCCCCGAGGCCGACGACCGCGACACCGCGCCCGGCCGCCGGTTCATCCGTCAGCGCCCCGTCTTCCGCGCCGCGCCGCCGGGCGAGCCGATCAGCCCCAACCTGGCCGGCCGTACCGCCGCGGCCTTCGCGCTGGCCGCCCAGGTGGAGCCGTCCCGCGCACGCGCCGGCCGCCTGCTGGAACAGGCGGCCTCCATCTACGCCATGGCCAGGACCGCCGAGGTGGGCGAACTGGTCACCTCGCTGCCGCACGCCTTCTACCCCGAGAGCGTCTGGCGCGACGACATGGAGCTGGGCGGGGCCGAACTGGCGCTCGCGGCGTTGCGCCTGGGCGATCCCCGCGCGTCGCAGTGGCTGGCGGAGGCGGCCCGCTGGGCGTCGCAGTACCTGCGGCACGAGTCCGGCGACACGCTGAACCTGTACGACGTGAGCGCCCTGGCCCACACGGACCTGGTGCAGGCGATGCGGAAGGCGCGCGCCACCGGCCTGGCCGTCACCGAAGCGGACCTCATCGGCGGGCTCCGGGCCCAGCTGGACATCGGCGCCCGGCGGGCGGCGGCCGACCCGTTCCGCGCCGGGGCGCGCCACGACCAGTTCGACTCGGTGCCGCGCACGTTCGGGCTGGCCGCGACCTCACGGCTGTACCGGAGCCTCACCGCGGACACCGCGTACGACGCCTTCGGCACGGCGCAGCGCAACTGGGCGCTGGGCGGCAACCCGTGGGGCGTCTCCTTCGTCGCCGGGGTCGGCGAGAACTCCATCACGTGCCCGCACCACCAGATCTCCAACCTCACCGGAGAGCCGGCGACCGGCGCGGTGGTGAACGGCCCCAACAACGCGTCGCTGTTCGAGGGCGGGCTGGGCGACCACTTCGACGAGATGGCCAGGTGCCCGGCCGACGGCGCGGACCGCTACGCCCCGTTCACCGGGCGCGACAGCCGCTTCGTGGACGACGTGCGTTCCTGGCAGGCCTCCGAACCGGCCGACGACTTCGCCGCGATCGCGCTCTACGCGCTCACGCTGATGTCGAAGAGCGGCAGTTGA
- a CDS encoding discoidin domain-containing protein, whose translation MLSKRIRAAAALLAAGMLLQIGQAAPGHAADGLISRDKPATASSVEDATLTADKAVDGGTTTRWASAEGADPQWISVDLGGSATISRVRLSWEVAYAKAYRVQVSADGTSWTTLYSTSAGDGGVDDLTVSGSGRYVRVYGTARATPYGYSLWELEVYGEGGGNGNGSFVVAAAGDIAGTCRAADGTACAHERTARLVESINPVYVLTMGDNQYDDGRLSEYRSFYATTWGRFKNKTRPTPGNHEYYDPAGGAAGYKAYFGSVATPDGKTYYSFDHGNWHFVALDSEQSMSAGSAQVTWLKNDLARNTRKCIAAYWHHPLFNSGSKGYNPVSLPAWRALHAAGADLILTGHDHVYERFRPQDPDGKATPAGPLAVTAGLGGADTYTFEHEVHPNSLVRLTNLHGVLKLTLTDTAFSGQLVQDDGRIRDTIPATACH comes from the coding sequence GTGTTATCCAAACGGATCAGAGCAGCCGCGGCGCTGCTCGCGGCGGGCATGCTGCTCCAGATCGGGCAGGCCGCGCCCGGCCACGCGGCCGACGGGCTCATCTCGCGGGACAAGCCCGCCACCGCGTCCTCGGTGGAGGATGCGACGCTCACCGCCGACAAGGCCGTGGACGGCGGCACCACGACGCGGTGGGCCTCGGCGGAAGGAGCCGACCCCCAGTGGATCAGTGTGGACCTGGGCGGCTCGGCGACGATCAGCCGGGTGCGGCTGTCCTGGGAGGTCGCCTACGCGAAGGCGTACCGGGTGCAGGTGTCGGCCGACGGGACGTCCTGGACCACCCTGTACTCGACATCCGCCGGCGACGGCGGCGTCGACGACCTGACCGTGTCCGGGAGCGGGCGCTACGTACGGGTGTACGGCACGGCGCGGGCCACCCCCTACGGCTACTCGCTGTGGGAGCTGGAGGTCTACGGCGAGGGCGGCGGCAACGGCAACGGCTCGTTCGTCGTCGCGGCGGCGGGCGACATCGCCGGCACCTGCCGCGCCGCCGACGGCACCGCCTGCGCGCACGAGCGCACCGCCCGGCTGGTCGAGTCGATCAACCCCGTCTACGTGCTGACCATGGGCGACAACCAGTACGACGACGGGCGGCTGTCGGAGTACCGGTCCTTCTACGCCACCACCTGGGGGCGCTTCAAGAACAAGACCAGACCCACGCCGGGCAACCACGAGTACTACGACCCGGCCGGAGGAGCCGCCGGATACAAGGCGTACTTCGGCTCCGTCGCCACCCCCGACGGCAAGACCTACTACAGCTTCGACCACGGCAACTGGCACTTCGTCGCCCTCGACTCCGAGCAGTCCATGTCCGCCGGCTCGGCCCAGGTGACCTGGCTGAAGAACGACCTCGCCCGGAACACCAGGAAGTGCATCGCCGCCTACTGGCACCACCCGCTGTTCAACTCCGGCAGCAAGGGTTACAACCCCGTCAGCCTGCCGGCGTGGCGCGCGCTCCACGCCGCGGGCGCCGACCTGATCCTCACCGGCCACGACCACGTCTACGAGCGGTTCCGCCCGCAGGACCCCGACGGCAAGGCCACCCCGGCCGGGCCGCTGGCCGTCACCGCGGGCCTCGGCGGCGCCGACACCTACACCTTCGAGCACGAGGTACACCCCAACAGCCTGGTACGCCTGACCAACCTGCACGGCGTACTGAAGCTGACCCTGACCGACACCGCCTTCTCCGGCCAACTCGTCCAGGACGACGGCCGGATCAGGGACACGATCCCCGCGACCGCCTGCCACTGA
- a CDS encoding MFS transporter, with protein sequence MYISGVKSGVKVSRLGLAVPANVLALGTVSLVTDVSSEMVTAVLPFYLVLSLGLSPLAFGLVDGLYFGVTAVLRLAGAHLADRLQRRKLVAGLGYALSAACRLALPAAGGSAALIGAVVAADRTGKGLRTAPRDALISLSADPGRLGQAFGVHRAMDTAGAFLGPLVAFAVLGASGAYDAVFAVSFAVALLGVLIFVLYVRDRREAAPPPATIRPAWALLGDARFRRLCLAACGLGLVTVSDAFVYLLLQRNTGLATEHLPLLPLGTAAVYVLLAVPLGRLADRVGRGTVFVLGHLALVAVYGALAASGPYWLVLPLLGLFYAATDGVIMAAAGPLLPAGSRTSGLALLQTGQALARMLSSILYGAAWAAFGHVPGLVAMGVGVMACLSLWKVVR encoded by the coding sequence GTGTACATCTCGGGTGTCAAGTCCGGTGTCAAGGTGTCCCGACTCGGCCTCGCAGTGCCCGCCAACGTCCTGGCGCTCGGCACGGTCAGCCTGGTGACCGACGTCTCCTCCGAGATGGTCACCGCGGTCCTGCCCTTCTACCTCGTGCTCTCGCTGGGGTTGAGCCCGCTGGCCTTCGGCCTGGTGGACGGCCTCTACTTCGGCGTGACGGCGGTGTTGCGGCTGGCCGGCGCGCATCTCGCCGACCGGCTGCAACGGCGCAAGCTGGTCGCGGGCCTCGGATACGCGCTGTCGGCGGCGTGCCGGCTGGCGCTGCCGGCGGCGGGCGGCTCGGCCGCCCTGATCGGCGCGGTGGTGGCGGCCGACCGGACCGGCAAGGGCCTGCGCACCGCCCCGCGTGACGCGCTGATCTCGCTCAGCGCCGATCCCGGGCGGCTCGGCCAGGCGTTCGGCGTGCACCGGGCCATGGACACCGCCGGGGCGTTCCTCGGCCCGCTGGTCGCCTTCGCGGTGCTCGGCGCGAGCGGCGCCTACGACGCGGTGTTCGCGGTGAGCTTCGCGGTCGCCCTGCTGGGTGTGCTGATCTTCGTGCTCTACGTCCGCGACCGGCGGGAAGCCGCACCGCCCCCGGCGACGATCCGGCCCGCGTGGGCGCTGCTCGGCGATGCGCGGTTCCGGCGGCTGTGCCTGGCGGCATGCGGCCTGGGGCTGGTGACGGTCAGCGACGCCTTCGTCTACCTGCTGCTGCAACGGAACACCGGGCTGGCGACCGAGCACCTTCCGTTGCTGCCCCTGGGCACCGCGGCGGTGTACGTGCTGCTCGCCGTACCCCTGGGCAGGCTCGCCGACCGGGTGGGCAGGGGCACGGTGTTCGTGCTCGGCCACCTGGCGCTCGTGGCCGTCTACGGCGCGCTCGCGGCGTCGGGGCCGTACTGGCTGGTCCTGCCGCTGCTCGGCCTCTTCTACGCCGCGACCGACGGGGTGATCATGGCCGCCGCCGGGCCGCTGCTGCCCGCCGGGTCACGCACGAGCGGGCTGGCCCTGCTGCAGACCGGCCAGGCCCTCGCCCGCATGCTCTCCTCCATCCTGTACGGCGCCGCCTGGGCGGCGTTCGGCCACGTACCCGGCCTGGTCGCGATGGGCGTGGGCGTGATGGCATGCCTGTCGCTCTGGAAGGTGGTCCGATGA
- a CDS encoding metallophosphoesterase — MRTTLLAAALAAASLAASVVVPSTAHAASPAGSPADGQAVSFALIGDTPYGDAQQAALPALVEAVDADPGVRFVLHAGDVKNGSSTCDDARFATLAKLFGTFDDPFVLTPGDNEWTDCHRPAAGSYLPTERLQAVRRVFFPVAGRTLGGHPMGVRTQARDPRHRDYRENVLFTRGRVVFATVHVVGSENGLAPWTGLAGGDRPEERTAEVAARTAAALDWIDTAFATATRTRAPGVLLMMQAEPLDTPGFARIRARIAERSRAYGKPVLLVHGDEHVYEEERGYAGVPNLTRLETFGDTATSWLRVTADPAARGVFSWEPRTVAAG; from the coding sequence ATGCGCACAACCCTCCTCGCGGCGGCGCTCGCCGCCGCCTCCCTGGCCGCCTCCGTCGTGGTCCCCTCCACGGCGCACGCCGCATCGCCGGCCGGGTCACCCGCCGATGGGCAGGCGGTCTCCTTCGCCCTGATCGGCGACACCCCCTACGGCGACGCCCAGCAGGCCGCCCTCCCTGCCCTGGTCGAGGCCGTCGACGCCGACCCGGGCGTCAGGTTCGTCCTGCACGCGGGAGACGTCAAGAACGGCTCCTCCACCTGCGACGACGCCCGCTTCGCCACTCTGGCGAAGCTGTTCGGCACGTTCGACGACCCGTTCGTGCTGACCCCCGGCGACAACGAGTGGACCGACTGCCACCGCCCCGCCGCCGGGAGCTACCTGCCCACCGAACGGCTCCAGGCCGTCCGCCGCGTCTTCTTCCCGGTCGCCGGGCGGACGCTCGGCGGGCACCCCATGGGCGTGCGAACCCAGGCCCGCGACCCGCGTCACCGCGACTACCGGGAGAACGTGCTGTTCACGCGGGGCCGGGTGGTGTTCGCGACCGTCCACGTGGTCGGCAGCGAGAACGGGCTCGCCCCCTGGACCGGGCTGGCCGGCGGCGACCGGCCCGAGGAGCGCACGGCCGAAGTGGCGGCCCGCACCGCGGCCGCGCTCGACTGGATCGACACCGCCTTCGCCACGGCGACCCGCACCCGGGCGCCCGGAGTGCTGCTGATGATGCAGGCCGAGCCGCTGGACACCCCTGGCTTCGCCCGGATCCGGGCCCGGATCGCGGAGCGGTCCCGCGCGTACGGCAAGCCGGTGCTGCTGGTCCACGGCGACGAGCACGTCTACGAGGAGGAGCGCGGCTACGCCGGGGTGCCCAACCTCACCCGGCTGGAGACGTTCGGCGACACCGCCACCTCCTGGTTGCGGGTCACCGCCGACCCGGCGGCCCGGGGCGTCTTCTCCTGGGAGCCGCGCACCGTGGCGGCCGGCTGA
- a CDS encoding carboxymuconolactone decarboxylase family protein, translated as MEAKGSRLPNPVTFVPDLAEIGGALFKATGNGSVPQSTIGLMQLRAGQLVGSTYLAVLHSGNLRRAGESEERIAAVASWRDAPYFTDAERSALALAEAVLTPNPHGERVSDDLYAQASEHYDDKALTTLTMAIGQVCFFVPLALIGKPLPGRSAAEQWT; from the coding sequence ATGGAAGCCAAGGGATCGCGCCTGCCCAACCCCGTCACGTTCGTCCCCGACCTGGCGGAGATCGGCGGAGCCCTGTTCAAGGCCACGGGCAACGGATCGGTGCCGCAGTCCACGATCGGCCTGATGCAGCTGCGCGCCGGCCAGCTCGTCGGCAGCACGTACCTGGCGGTCCTGCACAGCGGCAACCTGCGCAGGGCGGGGGAGTCCGAGGAGCGGATCGCCGCCGTGGCGTCCTGGCGGGACGCGCCGTACTTCACCGACGCCGAGCGCTCAGCGCTGGCCCTGGCGGAGGCCGTCCTCACCCCGAACCCGCACGGTGAGCGCGTGTCCGACGATCTGTACGCCCAGGCGTCGGAGCACTACGACGACAAGGCGCTCACCACGTTGACGATGGCGATCGGCCAGGTCTGCTTCTTCGTCCCCCTCGCCCTCATCGGCAAGCCGCTGCCCGGCAGGTCTGCGGCCGAGCAGTGGACGTAG
- a CDS encoding TetR/AcrR family transcriptional regulator: MPVEKGATLDPARTREGILQLATEVLYERGLDRVGVAELCERAGVSKETLYRHFGSKDGLVRAMLEARSDRVSAWLRAAVAAAGPDPATQVAAAFDALGRWYAEPGFRGCAIVNASVQRHDGHARELAARHLDRHLELLSGIAARAGAADPPALARQLLMLVEGATVVADHHGVPGAAEQAREAALALLRAATGR, encoded by the coding sequence ATGCCGGTTGAGAAGGGCGCGACCCTCGACCCCGCGCGGACGCGCGAGGGAATCCTCCAGTTGGCCACCGAGGTGCTCTACGAACGCGGCCTCGACCGGGTCGGCGTGGCCGAGCTGTGCGAGCGGGCGGGCGTGTCGAAGGAGACGCTGTACCGGCACTTCGGCTCCAAGGACGGGCTCGTGCGGGCGATGCTGGAAGCCCGCAGCGACCGGGTGTCGGCGTGGCTGCGCGCTGCCGTCGCGGCCGCGGGACCCGATCCCGCCACCCAGGTGGCGGCGGCGTTCGACGCGCTGGGGCGGTGGTACGCCGAGCCGGGGTTCCGGGGTTGTGCGATCGTGAACGCGTCGGTCCAGCGTCATGACGGGCACGCCCGCGAGCTGGCGGCCCGGCACCTCGACCGGCACCTGGAGCTCCTGTCCGGCATCGCGGCCCGCGCCGGGGCGGCCGACCCGCCCGCGCTCGCCCGGCAACTGCTCATGCTGGTGGAGGGAGCCACCGTGGTCGCCGATCACCACGGCGTTCCCGGCGCGGCCGAGCAGGCGCGCGAGGCCGCGCTGGCCCTCCTCCGCGCGGCCACCGGCAGGTGA
- a CDS encoding TetR/AcrR family transcriptional regulator, with protein MRGADVAVFAGQGDTRRSMALLWRAGAAPGGDGGARPGPKPGLTIDMIVDAAIAVADEQGMAALSMRAVGERLGRTAMALYTYVPGKGELLDLMYDQVHAELPTGYDLGRGWRKAVTAWAQDVCELYLRHPWTLQVSQVRPVLGPHEYAMLDTLLRLLRATGLGREPLRSLVGTLFHFIRGAAATIAESRQAATATGVGDREWWLDRAGMLKEVAPDFADRFPEVVWLESEPSPSPPELDEPPPSPPGEGGPYLEPAARRTFLAGLGLILDGVEAAR; from the coding sequence ATGAGGGGGGCGGACGTGGCGGTCTTCGCCGGCCAGGGGGACACGCGCCGATCGATGGCGCTGCTGTGGCGCGCCGGAGCCGCACCGGGCGGTGACGGGGGCGCGCGGCCCGGGCCGAAGCCGGGGCTGACCATCGACATGATCGTGGACGCGGCCATCGCCGTGGCCGACGAGCAGGGCATGGCGGCGCTGTCCATGCGGGCCGTGGGCGAGCGGCTCGGCCGGACGGCCATGGCGCTCTACACGTATGTGCCGGGCAAGGGCGAACTGCTGGACCTCATGTACGACCAGGTGCACGCCGAGCTGCCCACCGGCTACGACCTGGGGCGGGGCTGGCGGAAGGCCGTCACCGCGTGGGCGCAGGACGTGTGCGAGCTGTACCTGCGCCACCCGTGGACGCTCCAGGTGTCGCAGGTCCGGCCGGTGCTGGGGCCCCACGAGTACGCGATGCTCGACACGCTGCTGCGCCTCCTGCGCGCGACCGGGCTCGGCCGTGAGCCGCTGCGGAGCCTGGTGGGGACGCTGTTCCACTTCATCCGGGGCGCCGCCGCGACGATCGCCGAGTCCCGGCAGGCCGCGACGGCGACGGGCGTGGGCGACCGGGAGTGGTGGCTCGACCGCGCCGGGATGCTGAAGGAGGTGGCGCCGGACTTCGCCGACCGGTTCCCGGAGGTGGTGTGGCTGGAGAGCGAGCCGTCGCCCTCCCCGCCGGAGTTGGACGAGCCGCCGCCCTCCCCGCCCGGCGAGGGCGGCCCCTACTTGGAGCCCGCGGCGAGGAGAACCTTCCTGGCCGGGCTCGGGCTCATCCTGGACGGCGTCGAAGCCGCCAGATAA
- a CDS encoding class I SAM-dependent methyltransferase, whose protein sequence is MNTVDAYGDTDRTSRLADRLFSAALGAIELYSVYLGSELGLYRVLREQGPLTAAELSEHAGIAPRYAVEWLEQQAVAGFLETDPDLPADERRYRLDPAHARVLLEAEDPAHLAPFAHLLAGVGGVITEVAQAYRTGAGVPYESYGAPFRYGQGHMNRPAFTHELPTDWLAAMPDIVARLRDAPHPRIADAGCGQGWSTIALARAFPNALVDGVDADAASIADARVHAERAGVDDHVRLMHGDAARLPETGPYDLVVVLEALHDLARPVEFLRAARESLAAGGAVLVVDERVADGFTAPGDEVERMMYGWSVTHCLPTQLVEQPSAATGTVLRADRVRAYADEAGFSACTVLPVENDFFRLYRLDG, encoded by the coding sequence ATGAACACCGTCGACGCCTACGGCGACACCGACCGCACCAGCCGTCTCGCCGACCGCCTGTTCTCGGCCGCGCTCGGCGCGATCGAGCTCTACTCCGTCTATCTGGGCAGCGAGCTCGGCCTGTACCGGGTGCTGCGGGAGCAGGGTCCGCTGACGGCCGCGGAGCTGAGCGAACACGCCGGGATCGCGCCACGGTACGCCGTCGAGTGGCTGGAGCAGCAGGCCGTGGCGGGGTTCCTGGAGACGGACCCGGATCTGCCCGCCGACGAGCGCCGCTACCGGCTGGACCCGGCGCACGCCCGCGTCCTGCTGGAGGCCGAGGACCCCGCGCACCTCGCGCCGTTCGCCCACCTGCTCGCCGGTGTCGGCGGCGTGATCACGGAGGTGGCTCAGGCGTACCGCACAGGCGCGGGTGTCCCCTACGAGTCGTACGGCGCCCCGTTCCGCTACGGGCAGGGCCACATGAACCGGCCGGCCTTCACCCACGAGCTGCCCACCGACTGGCTGGCCGCCATGCCCGACATCGTCGCCCGCCTGCGGGACGCGCCGCACCCGCGCATCGCCGACGCCGGGTGCGGGCAAGGATGGTCGACGATCGCGCTGGCGCGCGCTTTCCCGAACGCGCTGGTGGACGGGGTGGACGCGGACGCCGCGTCCATCGCCGACGCGCGGGTCCACGCCGAGCGCGCCGGCGTGGACGACCACGTGCGGCTGATGCACGGCGACGCCGCCCGGCTGCCGGAGACCGGCCCGTACGACCTGGTCGTCGTCCTGGAGGCGCTGCACGACCTGGCCCGGCCGGTGGAGTTCCTGCGGGCGGCGCGTGAGTCGCTCGCGGCGGGCGGCGCCGTGCTGGTGGTGGACGAGCGGGTGGCCGACGGGTTCACGGCGCCCGGGGACGAGGTGGAGCGGATGATGTACGGCTGGAGCGTCACGCACTGCCTGCCGACCCAGCTCGTCGAGCAGCCGTCGGCGGCCACCGGCACGGTGCTGCGCGCGGACCGGGTCCGCGCGTACGCGGACGAGGCCGGCTTCTCGGCGTGCACGGTGCTGCCGGTGGAGAACGACTTCTTCCGGCTCTACCGGCTCGACGGCTGA
- a CDS encoding DUF4180 domain-containing protein produces METVHVYEGEGEPLRSTSDALDLIAAAWEAGAAWVAVPAHRLHDDFFRLRTGVAGEMVQKFTNYRIGLAIVGDVSRHTAASSALQAWVYESNRGTHLWFVGDLAELTARLGPAVGEAGAGQPSSR; encoded by the coding sequence ATGGAGACGGTCCACGTCTACGAGGGGGAGGGGGAGCCGCTCCGCAGTACGAGCGACGCCCTCGACCTCATCGCCGCCGCCTGGGAGGCGGGAGCCGCCTGGGTGGCCGTGCCCGCCCACCGGCTGCACGACGACTTCTTCCGGCTGCGTACCGGCGTGGCGGGCGAGATGGTGCAGAAGTTTACGAACTACCGCATCGGGCTGGCGATCGTCGGTGACGTCAGCCGCCACACCGCCGCGAGCTCCGCCTTGCAAGCATGGGTGTACGAGTCGAACCGGGGAACCCACCTCTGGTTCGTCGGCGACCTGGCGGAGCTGACGGCGCGCCTCGGCCCGGCCGTCGGCGAGGCGGGCGCGGGTCAGCCGTCGAGCCGGTAG
- a CDS encoding SRPBCC family protein — MGHEFELPQEALVDVTPEEVWQAIATGPGIDSWFMGRTEVGRDGVVRTAFGGGALPDSTITAAEPPGRLAHTSAVGEGGRFVAYEFLVEGRDQGGALVRLVTSGFLPGDDWESEYEAMSHGLAMFFATLVEYLTHFRGRTATPVTAFGPPVRDWPRAWQVLHGELGLPSPPARGDQVKIAPAGLPPVEGVVYFANAQTVGVRTPDALLRFLQGFPGFMMASHHVFSGDPAEAAWGAWLERLYAD; from the coding sequence ATGGGCCACGAGTTCGAGCTGCCCCAGGAGGCCCTGGTCGACGTCACGCCCGAGGAGGTGTGGCAGGCCATCGCCACCGGTCCCGGCATCGACTCCTGGTTCATGGGCCGCACCGAGGTCGGCCGCGACGGCGTGGTGCGCACCGCGTTCGGCGGCGGAGCCCTGCCCGACTCCACCATCACGGCCGCCGAGCCGCCGGGCCGGCTCGCGCACACCAGCGCCGTGGGGGAGGGCGGCCGGTTCGTCGCCTACGAGTTCCTCGTCGAGGGCCGCGACCAGGGCGGCGCGCTGGTGCGCCTGGTGACGAGCGGCTTCCTGCCGGGCGACGACTGGGAGTCGGAGTACGAGGCGATGTCCCACGGGCTGGCCATGTTCTTCGCGACGCTGGTCGAGTACCTCACCCACTTCCGTGGCCGCACGGCGACACCCGTCACCGCGTTCGGCCCGCCGGTCCGCGACTGGCCGCGCGCCTGGCAGGTGCTGCACGGCGAGCTGGGCCTGCCGTCGCCGCCCGCCCGCGGCGACCAGGTCAAGATCGCCCCGGCCGGGTTGCCGCCGGTGGAGGGCGTCGTCTACTTCGCCAACGCCCAGACGGTCGGCGTCCGCACGCCCGATGCGCTGCTGCGGTTCCTGCAGGGCTTCCCCGGTTTCATGATGGCCTCACACCACGTCTTCTCCGGCGACCCCGCCGAGGCGGCGTGGGGTGCGTGGCTGGAACGCCTGTACGCCGACTGA